The nucleotide sequence CATAAAGAGGCTGTGAAATTCATCAATGATAATCCAGCTGAAGCACAGGAAATTACGATTAAAGACATTAAAGAAACAACAGGACAGGAGCTTGAAAAAGATGTAGTCGAACTGGCATGGGAAAGAATTGGTTTTACCCATGAAGTCGATTCACAGGCAATCCAGGACTTCTCAGATTCATCTTACGCATTGAAGTTCTTGAAGGATAAACCAGACTTCAAAACCTTGATTGACCGAAGCTTCCTTAATTAAACCAGAGGGTACCAGGGGTTTTCCTGGTACCTTTTTGTTGTTAAAAGCAAATTTCTAAATAAATGGAGAAAGGTAGAATTGATGAATCACGACAACAAGATTGCAGCCAACGGTGTTTTAGTTCATAAAATGAGGGACAAGTACCCGAAAAGCCGGTAATCTGAAGGTTTCGGTAACAAGTTGGAGGAACATGTGCCCGAAAAGCGGAGGATTTGAAGGTTTCAGTAACAAGTTGGAGGAACATGTGCCCGAAAAGCGGGGGATCTGAAGGTTTCGGTAACAAGTTGGAGGAACATGTGCCCGAAAAGCGGGGGATCTGAAGGTTTCGGTAACAAGTTGGAGGAACATGTGCCCGAAAAGCGGGGGATTTGAAGGTTTCAGTAACAAGTTGGAGGAACATGTGCCCGAAAAGCCGGTGATCTGAAGGTTTCGGTAACAAGTTGGAGGAACATGTGCCCGAAAAGCCGGTGATCTGAAGGTTTCGGTAACATGTTAGAGAAGCATTTTCCCCTGCCAGCAATAACTTGTTCTATTTTTGGGACAAAGGATTAAAATAGTTATAGACATGGTTGTACGTAAAGGGGGAGAAGCTATGGCGAGAAAGATGGGTTTTTATGGTGTGATCGCCTATGTGCTCTATGGTTTCGCGGTTTACTGGTATTTATTTTACTTTGCAGATACGAGTCTTCCATTTGAGTTCGAAGGTTCGAGGGCGGACCCGGCGACGTTTTTGAACGGAAGGGAATTAATGCTGAGCGAGGAATACTCAAAAGTTAGGAATTTATTATTTTTCCTGTCGACACCTTTTGAATGGCTGTTTTATTTTCTGATTTTGCTCATGGGGCTTTCAAAAGCTTTCAAGAAATGGGGAGAAGAGACCGCGAAGAATAAGTATGGCCAAACAGCGATCTATTTGATTTGGCTTTCATTTTTTGCTTACATTGCGACTTTCCCTCTAAGTTACATCAGTTATACGCTGTCTAAGACTTATAATATATCGACACAGTCATTCGCCTCTTGGATGAAGGATGAGTTGATTGATTTCTGGATCAATTATGCGATGATGTTCGTCATTGTCGTTGTCCTTTACTGGCTGATGAACAAGTTCAAAAGGTTCTGGTGGCTGTTTGCGTGGCTGCTTTCCGTTCCGTTCACATTGTTTATCATGTTCTTGCAGCCTGTCGTGATCGACCCGCTGTACAATGATTTTTCCCCGCTGAAAAATAAGGAGCTGGAGTCAAAAATCCTTGATATTGCCGGTCAGGCTAATATCCCGGCTGAGCATGTATTTGAAGTGGATATGGCTGAAAAGACAAATGCCCTTAATGCATATGTTACGGGAATTGGCTCAAATTCAAGGATTGTCCTCTGGGATACGACCTTGAACAGGTTGAACGATGACCAGATCCTGTTCATAATGGCCCATGAAATGGCCCATTATGTGGAGAAGCATTTATATATTGGGATTGCGGGCTACTTGGTACTTTCCCTGTTCGGTCTGTACTTTGTTTCAAGACTGATGAACTGGGCGATCAAACGGTGGGGCAAGGAATTCAAGCTACAGCACCCTGGTGACTTAAGATCGCTGCCGTTGTTCCTGATGTTCCTCTCGATGATTATGTTTGCGGCAAGCCCGGTTTCCAATCTTGTGTCACGATACCAGGAAACAAGGGCTGACCGATACGCCATCGAAATGACTGAAAATACCGATGCGGCGATTTCTGCTTTCCAGGAATTAACGAAGGCTGGCCTCAGCCAGGTAAATCCACCATGGCTGGTGAAAATTTTCCGTTACGGACATCCGACAATGCTGGAACGGATTTCACGACTTGAGGATTTTGAAGTTGAAAAGAGGAATGAACAGGAAGATGGATATTAAGCAAGAAAGCCCTCGAACATTGAGGGCTTTCTTTTTTAAAAACTAAGGGCTTTCCGGGAAAGAGCTTCTGTTTGAACTTAGCCTTATTTCAAGATAATAAAATATCCCCTATATAGGGGATATCACTCATCTAAGTGCCGAATTGTTTGTTGAGATCTTTCAATTCCTCCGTCAAAGATAAAAACAGAATTTTATCGCGGTCGTCGATGGCCTTATCAATTTTCAACATCAATCTTTCTTTTTTAGTATTCAGTTGAATTTCGGAAATAAGCATGTCAACATACAGGTCCAGAACAAAAGATTCCTTGGCTTTAATGCGTTTCATCACACTGGCCTTCATGATTTCAGAATACGATTTTTCTTTCACTGACCTCACCTCTTAGACCTTTTTTATATTATATGGATTATCGAATAGATAATCAACTAAATTTTTATAATTTTTAGAAAATTTATATCAGGACAAAAATTGTGGCTAAAAATAGAACTTTTTCTGTAAGTAAAGAAAATTTAAACTCTTATGGTAAAATAGGGTATGAGGTATTTTAGGAGGTGAAGGAATGACAGGAAATACAAAGAACTTAGTTGAAGAGTACGAAATAAATCCTTTTACCATGATAATTATTCCTGAAGAATACGGCAGCAGGATTTACTCCAGGGTGATCGAGCTGGAGGAGGAGTATTTATCCCCATTCAGACCAATGGATATCGTCAAGAAAAGCTGCAAGTATTTTGGAAGCAGCTACGAGGGCAGGAAAGAGGGAACAAAACAGCTTACCGGGATCACCCATAAAACCCCCATCATCATCGACCCTATAAGCTCCATTTATTTCATGCCTACGAGCTCGCCTACAAAACCGGATTGCATATGGGTTTCTCATGAGCACATATTATTCCATAAGAAGGTGGACGCCCACAGTACAAAGGTTACCTTCAGGAATAAGAAATCCATGATTCTGCCAGTATCCCATCATTCATTTGAGAACCAGCTGCTGCGGACATCCCTGCTGCGAACCAAATTCATGCAGCGGATGAAAGAAACCGAACGAAAAGCGTTATATCTTATCCATGGTCCAAAGTTCAGCGATTCGCAAGGGTATCCTCATGCTAAACTTGTCAGTGAGGTATATAAAGACTAGATTAAAGAATCCGGTTTTTCAGCCGGATTCTTTTTCAATTGTAATTTAAGCAATTATAAAATATTTTTGTAATGCTAAAGTATATTTGGTTTTCTTAATCCAGCTCCAGCGCCTAGCCCCTCGAGACGCTTCGGTCCTGCCAATGAAGTTAAAGAACGACTTCGGTGTTAGGCCCTCCAGCGCTTGTCGGAGTTGGGCAGTCGCCTACGCTTTTCGATTTCGGTTCTGTCAATGAAGTCAAAAAGCGACTTCAGTGTCAGGCCCCCCAGCGCTTGTCGGGGCTGAACGAGGCGCTTGCTCTTTTTGTTCTGTTTTGAACCGCTTGAAAAGGTAGTGAAGCATCAATTCCTGGACTTTATTGCGGATGCGGGGATTGAAGTAGTTATGCTGTTCTTCGTAGCCTTTGTAGATGAAGAGGAACATGGTAAAGGCGTCATCCCGTTTTACTTCTTCAACCTTAAGGTTATTCTTTTTGAGGTAGTTTTTCACAATGGCGAGCTCTTTCTGGACTGCTTTCATTGTTTCTTCAATTAGCTCCAAATAAGGCTTCTTTAGTTTAAATGGACTATTTTCAACGACAGAAAGATCCCGATTGAGCACGACCAGAACCATCGGCAAATAGATGGCCTGCTCCATAATATCGCGGTCTTTTTCAGGAATCCTTGTCATTTTGCTCTGTCCCTTCAAAATAAAATAAGAACATCTGTTCGTTATTATCGTACTGGATTTTGAGGAGTATTTCAAGAGGGTAAAAAAATTTACTCCTCACTATCATTTTCTCCAATATAAAAGGAAACTTGCAGTAGTTGTGAATCGTTGGTTTTTTTCGGAAAAAGATTGAGGTAAAAGCAGGAGATTTATTTCTGTTATCGAAATAATAATATAATAAAGTGAACAATTTAACTTTGGAAGGATGGCTCCCGAGATGGAAAAGAGATTTATTAAAGCAGAGGATTTATTTGAATTAAAGTCCGTTACTGACCCTCAGTTTTCACCTGATGGAAAGAAGTGTGTGTTTATCCAGACAGAGATGCTGGAGAAAAAGAATGATTATGCCTCTAATTTATACATAATTGACATTGAAGAAGGCGGAGAGCCAAGGCAATGGACTTACGGGGAATATCGCAACCATTCCCCGAGATGGTCACCGGATGGCACGAAGCTGGCTTTCGTATCGAACCGCAGCGGCAAGAACCAGATCTTTGTTCTAGATGCTGCTGGCGGGGAAGCCAGGCAGGCTACTGACTTCCGAAATGGTGCAAATGGTCCCATTTGGTCTCCGGATGGAGAAAGAATCGCGTGCTCCGTATCCTTGAAGCCTGACGAAGATTTGCTTGAAAAGGCAGAAGAAAAGAAGGATGACAAGAAGCCGGAACCGTTCGTAGCTGAGGAAATGAAATATAAATCAGACGGAGCTGGTTTCTGGGATGGCAAGTATCGACAGACTGTCATTGTGAATATCGCAGATGGAAAGGCAGAATTAGTGGCGAAAGGCGAAGTGGACTACCACTTGCAGTGCTGGTCTCCTGACGGAAAAAGCCTTGTATTGTCAGCTGATGAGTCACCTGAACGTGATTTCTCGTTCAAAAGTGATTTATGGCTGATGGACATTGAGACAGGGAATAAAACGAAACTAACATATGGTAAGGGCTACTTCGGAAATGCCATATTCTCTCCTGACGGAAAATACCTTGGCTACACGGGGCATGAGAGAGAATTTGAAAATGCAACGTTAACTCAAGTTTGGATTCAGGAGCTCGAGACGGGTAACATCCAATGCGTCACAGAAAACATGGATATTCTTGTGGGAGACGCTGTTGCCGCAGACTTCCAGCAGGGGGCGCATAGTCCAGGGTTGATCTGGGGCGAAGATGGCAGGAGCTTTTATTTCCTTGCAAGCGACCAGGGAAACACTGTGATATATTTTGCGAACCTAGATGGCGAAGTGTATCCGGCACTTCTTGACCAGCAGCATGTGTATGGGTACACACTTGACCGCAAAAACCAGAGGGTTATTGCAGCCATCAGCAATCCGGTGCTTCCGGGGGAACTGTTCCAGCTTGAAGTAACCACTGGTGAAATGAAACAGCTGACGGCCGTGAATGAAAAGGTACTGGAATCTGTTACTCTATCGCAGCCTGAGCAGATTTCTTTCGAGGCCAGCGATGGTACACCGCTGCATGGCTGGATCATGAAGCCTGCGGGATATGAAGAGGGCAAGAAATATCCGTTGATTCTTGAGATACATGGGGGACCGCATGCAATGTATGCCAACTCATATTTCAATGAATTTCAGGTTCTCGCGGCTGAAGGCTACGCGGTATTATATATTAATCCGCGCGGCAGCCATGGATACGGGCAGCAATTCGTCAATGCCGTCCGCGGGGATTATGGCGGCGGAGACTATCAGGATGTGATGGACGCTGTCGATTACGCCCTGGAAAAACACGATTTCATCGACAAGGATCGATTGGGAGTGACCGGCGGCAGCTATGGCGGTTTCATGACAAACTGGATTGTCGGACATACGGACAGATTCAAGGCAGCCGTCACACAGCGTTCGATTTCAAACTGGATCAGTTTTTATGGTGTCTCAGACATCGGCTACTATTTTACAGAGTGGCAAATCCAGGCTGATCTCAGCGATTTAGAAACAATGTGGAAGCATTCTCCTATCGCCTATGTGGAAAAAATCAATACACCTTTATTGATTCTCCACAGCGAAAAGGACTACCGCTGTCCAATTGAACAGGCTGAACAGCTATTCATTGCCTTGAAGAGACAGGGCAAGGAAACGAAATTCATCCGCTTCCCTGAGTCCAACCATGAGCTTTCAAGAAGCGGAAAGCCTAATCTCCGTCTAAGCCGGTTGTCATCGATTGTCGACTGGTTTAATAAGTACTTGTAAAAATCCTAGATGGTTTTCACCCGCGGCAAACGTTCATGCCGCGGGTTTATTTTTTGAAAAATTCTCCAGAGAAGTTTAATGTTATAGGTAAAAAAGGAAAATAGTAATAAGGTACTTCGCTTGACTGTTGCAACAATCGAATCAATATTGTTTTCTGGTTGCCGCAATCAATCCAAAAATGGTCATGAATCAAAACAGTGTAAAAGCAACAAGTTAACAAAAAGGGCTTAATAATATTCATGTTAGATCAATATTTATAAATCGGAAGGGTTTTTCGAATGAGATATGAAAGACACCAACATAAGAAGAGAAGAAAAAGAATCAGATGGTCCAGCATTTTTCTGCTGCTATTCCTTCTGGTCGGAGCCGTTGCACTGTATTCCTATATGCAGTACCGTTCTGGGGTGAATGATTCGGAAAAAGCGGCGGAGGAAAACAAGCAGGAATATCATTTTAATGGCGAGAGTGACCAAAATGGCCTCACGAATATCCTGCTGATTGGCAGTGACGCGAGAGGGAAGGAAACTTCGCGGTCAGATACGATCATGATTGCCAGTTATAATCCAGATACAGAGTCTTATAAATTGACCTCGATTATGAGGGATACGTATGTGGAGATTCCGGGACATGGAAAAAATAAAATCAATGCTGCGTTTGCCTTTGGTGGACCGGAGCTACTGAGGCAGACTATAAAGGAGAACTTTGATGTCAGTCTCCAATATTATTCAATCGTTGATTTTGAAGGGTTTGTGCGTCTAATTGATGAAGCATTTCCCGAAGGTGTTGAAGTCAATGTTGAAAAGAGAATGTCAGAGGGAATTGGTGTCACTCTGGAGCCAGGTGTTCAAAGACTGGACGGGAAACATCTGCTTGGATATGTCCGGTTCCGCCAGGATGCAGTCGGGGATTTTGGCCGTGTAGAACGCCAGCAAAATGTCATAAAGGAAGTCGGCAAGCAGTTTGCCAGCATCCAGACACTGCCGAAGCTCCCTAAATTGGTTGGAGTCGTTACTCCGTTTATCAATACCAATATGGATACGGGCGATATCTTATTTATGGGAAAAGGGCTGATTTCAAAGGATAATCGGAATATCGAAACAATGAGGATACCGGTTGAGGGATCATTCGAGAACCAGAGGGTAAGCGGTGCAGGTGCCGTATTGGCGATAAACTTTGAAGAAAACAGGACCGCGCTACAGAATTTTTTAACTAAATAGACAGCTTGTAAAAATTCCTCAATTAAGATTTAGAGGTGTACAATTATCTCTAAGAGGTAAATAGGTTATGGGTGATCAGAACTCTGTGAAGATTTCAGAAACCTGATTTGCTGAGTTGTTTGGACAAGGAGATCTCAATGGATGTTGAATTAATGAAAGAATGGTTTACAATTGAAAATATTATGGATTTGCTCAACCAATACCGCTCATTTGGGCCGATTCCGGGAATTCTGCTGCCAATGTTGGAAGCGTTCTTGCCTTTCCTGCCATTGTTTTTATTTGTGATGGCAAATGCCAATGCCTTTGGGCTATGGCTTGGGTTTCTCTTTTCCTGGATAGGTGCAGTTCTGGGGGCATTGATTGTCTTTTTGATTTTCCGTCGGTACGGACAGGGACGGATCCTGGGGTTTTTGCAGCGCCACCCAAAAGTCCAGAAGGGGATGAACTGGATTGAACGGCATGGATTTGGCCCAATCTTCCTGATGCTGTGCTTCCCTTTTACTCCATCTGCTCTCGTCAATATTGTTGCCGGGCTTTCAAAAATCAGCATGGCTCAGTATATGCTTGCAGTGATAACAGGGAAAATGGTGATGATTTTTACAATAAGCTTTGTAGGATATGATATTCGTTCATTAATCACTAATCCTGCGCGAACTGCCATCGTTTTGGCAGTAATCGCCATCCTGTGGTATATCGGCAAAAGAATTGAAGTAAAAATGAATATGAGTGTTGGAAAAGACGATAATGACTGATAGCAGGGACAGAAAACAGGTGGTGAAGGTAGTACATGAAAGAAATCGTAAAAAGGGAAGGGATCGAGTGGGTCAAAGCTTTTGCCCTCGGAATGATCATTTTTGTTTTTATCAGGATTTTCTTTTTTTCCAATTATGTCGTTGAAGGGGAATCGATGCTTCCTACACTGGAAGATGGGAATAAAGTCGTTGTCAATAAGTTGGGATATGAATCGAAAGACCTCGAGAGGTTTGACGTGATTGTATTTCACGCAAATAAAGAAGAAGACTTTGTGAAGCGGGTCATCGGCCTGCCAGGCGATAAAGTTGAATATCGAGAAGACATGTTATTCATCAATGGCAAAAAAGTGAAGGAACCTTTCTTGAAGCAGTATCGCGAACAATCACCAGGTGGCTATTTGACCGGCGATTTTACCCTTGGGGATTTAACCGGGGTTGAAAGAGTGCCTGAAGGAAAATTGTTCGTCCTTGGCGATAACCGCCTTGGCAGCTGGGACAGCAGGCAGTTTGGGTTCATTTCGGAAGAGCAAGTCGTCGGCAAGGTCAATCTGAGATACTGGCCGCTCGGGGAAATGGATGTATCATTCTAACAATAGCTTATAGAGAAGTGAAAAGACTCGTCAATTTTCGAGTCTTTTTTTATTTTGATTATGTTAGACTGGCATCATTATTATGAAAAACAGGGCGGAGATTCTATGCAGGGAACATTGCCATTAATCAAAACGAAATTAATTGTTCCAGGCTTACAGGAACAATGGATTAGGCGAGCCAAATTATCGCGAAAAATGAAAGCGATTACCGAAAAGCCGCTCACCATCATCCAGGCGGGAGCCGGTTATGGAAAGAGCACGGCTCTGGCATTGCATGTCAAGGATCAGAAACAATCTTGCTGCTGGTATACAATCACTTCTTCCGATGACGATATTCTTCCGTTTCTATCCTATTTGACAGCCTCGATTCAAACCTTGTTCCCGGATTTTGGCCATGAGTTAATATCATACATGAAAAAAATGGACCGTTATATAAGAGAAGAGGAACTTAGCATGCTCTCTTCGCTCTTCATCAATGAGACACTCCAAATACCTGAAGAAATCATTGTCATCCTCGATGATTTCCACGCAATAGAGCATTCCTATCACATCAATGTCTGGATGGAAAAACTACTGAAGCATATGCCGGGCCATCTCCATCTTGTCATTTCGACCAGGACAAATCCTGGATGGAAAGTCCTTGCTAAGATGAGGGCTAAGAATGAATTGAATGAGATTTCGAAGTCAGATTTGATTTTTGGCAAAGAGGAAATCGAGCTGCTCCTTTCTGATTATCATCAGATTTCGATAAGTGACGAACAGATAGACCAGCTATATAACATTACGGAAGGTTGGGTCATTGCAATTGGGATGATCGCTCAGCAGCTGCCACATCTTCAGAGTCTTGATGAGCTTTTGGCAGAGCCTGCAAAGTCGCTTGAGGATCTTTTTCAATACTTGGTTTATGAAGTGTTTTCGAAACAGCCTCCAATGGTCCAGCAATTCCTTGAACAGACAAGCATCTTTGAAGAAATAACTACGGATGTATGCGACCACATCCTCGGTATGAATGGTTCCATCCAGATGCTGCAGCAGCTGACTTCAAAAAACCTGTTCATCCAGCAGGTTGGCAGCAGCCAGTTCAGGTATCATGCGCTTTTCCGAGAATTCCTCGAGAACCGGCTGATCACAAGCCAGCCTGAACAATACAGAGTTTTAATGATGAATAGTGCACATTATTTTGAAAAAAAAGGGCAGTGGGAAGAGGCTTTATTCTGCTATGAAAAAATTGGCCAATATCGTGCTGCTGCGGCGATTATGGACGAACAGGGGATGGAGCTTCTCGAAATGGGGAAGCTCGAGAATCTGCAGGAGCGGCTTGCGAAAATCCCGATCGAAGATAAAAAGCGCTATTGTTCACTATTGTTTCTTGAAGCTGAGGTATATCGCTACCGTTCATTATATAAGCAATCGGAAGCATGTTATGAACAGGCAATTCAAACAGCTGACAGGATAGGAAATGCGGAATGGAAAAGCAAGGCTCTTGAAGGCAAAGCGAAAATTTATCTTGATACGATCCAGCCGTTTAAAGCTGAACGTATTCTAGCTCAAGCTATAGAGCTTCGGGAAGCGGCGATGCTTGATGGTGCTGCTGAGGAAACGGGAAGGCTCTATCGACTGCTTGCTGAAAACCTCATCAATTCCGGACAGGCATTGAAGGCCGAAAAATGGATTGAACGGGCAAGGTCGATGGGTGTTCATATCGAGGATGGGAACCTGGAAGCCCGGCTAACTTTAAGGACCGGCCGATTTGAAGAAACGAGAAGAATTTTAAGTGATGTTAAAACAAATGGCCATCTGGATGAAAAGCAGCATTTGCCTCAATCGCATAGGGAAACGGATTTGCTGCTGGCATTGATTGAAGCTTTTACAGGCAATGGCATTCAGGCGAAGGCATTGTCCCAATCAGGGATCCAGCATGGTATCGAAATCCAGGCTCCGTTTGTGGAGGCTTGCGGATGGATCAGGATGGGGCATGCAGTCCAGCTGATTGACCAATACGATTTGGATCTGGCAGAAAAATGCTATGAAACGGCACTTGATATCATGGGACGGCTAAGTATCGAAAGAGGGAAGGCTGAACCGCTGATGGGCCTATGCATTCTATATGGATCAAGACGTGAGTATGAGCGGGCTGCTGAGGCTGGAAGAAAGGCGCTGCTTGAAACAGAACAGGTGAAGGATGTTTGGCTCTCCGCACTCATTACGCTTTGCCTTGCCATCGCGTCAATTTACAACGACAGGCACAAGGAGGCAAGCGAAAACCTTCGAAAAGCAGAGGGGCTAATCAGTCAGTGTGGCGATGAATATGGCAGAATGCTGCTTGCGTTTTGGAACTCCTTTTATTATTTCTCATTAAATGATGGGCATGGGTTCAAAACAGCATTTTCTAGCTTTTTAAAACTGATGAAGTCAGGTGGATATGAATTTTTTATGAAAAAACGGACGACATTTGGCCCGCGAGACTTGCAGGTTTTCGCACCGATGCTAATCGCAGCAGTAAAGGAGTCAATTGCGCCTGGCTATGCAGAGAAGCTGATGGAGGATTTGAAGATTCCCGGTTTGAATGCCCATCCTGGCTATACGCTAAGGGTTCAAACGCTTGG is from Mesobacillus boroniphilus and encodes:
- a CDS encoding S9 family peptidase, with the protein product MEKRFIKAEDLFELKSVTDPQFSPDGKKCVFIQTEMLEKKNDYASNLYIIDIEEGGEPRQWTYGEYRNHSPRWSPDGTKLAFVSNRSGKNQIFVLDAAGGEARQATDFRNGANGPIWSPDGERIACSVSLKPDEDLLEKAEEKKDDKKPEPFVAEEMKYKSDGAGFWDGKYRQTVIVNIADGKAELVAKGEVDYHLQCWSPDGKSLVLSADESPERDFSFKSDLWLMDIETGNKTKLTYGKGYFGNAIFSPDGKYLGYTGHEREFENATLTQVWIQELETGNIQCVTENMDILVGDAVAADFQQGAHSPGLIWGEDGRSFYFLASDQGNTVIYFANLDGEVYPALLDQQHVYGYTLDRKNQRVIAAISNPVLPGELFQLEVTTGEMKQLTAVNEKVLESVTLSQPEQISFEASDGTPLHGWIMKPAGYEEGKKYPLILEIHGGPHAMYANSYFNEFQVLAAEGYAVLYINPRGSHGYGQQFVNAVRGDYGGGDYQDVMDAVDYALEKHDFIDKDRLGVTGGSYGGFMTNWIVGHTDRFKAAVTQRSISNWISFYGVSDIGYYFTEWQIQADLSDLETMWKHSPIAYVEKINTPLLILHSEKDYRCPIEQAEQLFIALKRQGKETKFIRFPESNHELSRSGKPNLRLSRLSSIVDWFNKYL
- a CDS encoding competence protein ComK, which codes for MTGNTKNLVEEYEINPFTMIIIPEEYGSRIYSRVIELEEEYLSPFRPMDIVKKSCKYFGSSYEGRKEGTKQLTGITHKTPIIIDPISSIYFMPTSSPTKPDCIWVSHEHILFHKKVDAHSTKVTFRNKKSMILPVSHHSFENQLLRTSLLRTKFMQRMKETERKALYLIHGPKFSDSQGYPHAKLVSEVYKD
- a CDS encoding M48 family metallopeptidase, with protein sequence MARKMGFYGVIAYVLYGFAVYWYLFYFADTSLPFEFEGSRADPATFLNGRELMLSEEYSKVRNLLFFLSTPFEWLFYFLILLMGLSKAFKKWGEETAKNKYGQTAIYLIWLSFFAYIATFPLSYISYTLSKTYNISTQSFASWMKDELIDFWINYAMMFVIVVVLYWLMNKFKRFWWLFAWLLSVPFTLFIMFLQPVVIDPLYNDFSPLKNKELESKILDIAGQANIPAEHVFEVDMAEKTNALNAYVTGIGSNSRIVLWDTTLNRLNDDQILFIMAHEMAHYVEKHLYIGIAGYLVLSLFGLYFVSRLMNWAIKRWGKEFKLQHPGDLRSLPLFLMFLSMIMFAASPVSNLVSRYQETRADRYAIEMTENTDAAISAFQELTKAGLSQVNPPWLVKIFRYGHPTMLERISRLEDFEVEKRNEQEDGY
- a CDS encoding LCP family protein; amino-acid sequence: MRYERHQHKKRRKRIRWSSIFLLLFLLVGAVALYSYMQYRSGVNDSEKAAEENKQEYHFNGESDQNGLTNILLIGSDARGKETSRSDTIMIASYNPDTESYKLTSIMRDTYVEIPGHGKNKINAAFAFGGPELLRQTIKENFDVSLQYYSIVDFEGFVRLIDEAFPEGVEVNVEKRMSEGIGVTLEPGVQRLDGKHLLGYVRFRQDAVGDFGRVERQQNVIKEVGKQFASIQTLPKLPKLVGVVTPFINTNMDTGDILFMGKGLISKDNRNIETMRIPVEGSFENQRVSGAGAVLAINFEENRTALQNFLTK
- a CDS encoding IDEAL domain-containing protein — encoded protein: MKEKSYSEIMKASVMKRIKAKESFVLDLYVDMLISEIQLNTKKERLMLKIDKAIDDRDKILFLSLTEELKDLNKQFGT
- the lepB gene encoding signal peptidase I, which encodes MKEIVKREGIEWVKAFALGMIIFVFIRIFFFSNYVVEGESMLPTLEDGNKVVVNKLGYESKDLERFDVIVFHANKEEDFVKRVIGLPGDKVEYREDMLFINGKKVKEPFLKQYREQSPGGYLTGDFTLGDLTGVERVPEGKLFVLGDNRLGSWDSRQFGFISEEQVVGKVNLRYWPLGEMDVSF
- a CDS encoding BTAD domain-containing putative transcriptional regulator, which codes for MQGTLPLIKTKLIVPGLQEQWIRRAKLSRKMKAITEKPLTIIQAGAGYGKSTALALHVKDQKQSCCWYTITSSDDDILPFLSYLTASIQTLFPDFGHELISYMKKMDRYIREEELSMLSSLFINETLQIPEEIIVILDDFHAIEHSYHINVWMEKLLKHMPGHLHLVISTRTNPGWKVLAKMRAKNELNEISKSDLIFGKEEIELLLSDYHQISISDEQIDQLYNITEGWVIAIGMIAQQLPHLQSLDELLAEPAKSLEDLFQYLVYEVFSKQPPMVQQFLEQTSIFEEITTDVCDHILGMNGSIQMLQQLTSKNLFIQQVGSSQFRYHALFREFLENRLITSQPEQYRVLMMNSAHYFEKKGQWEEALFCYEKIGQYRAAAAIMDEQGMELLEMGKLENLQERLAKIPIEDKKRYCSLLFLEAEVYRYRSLYKQSEACYEQAIQTADRIGNAEWKSKALEGKAKIYLDTIQPFKAERILAQAIELREAAMLDGAAEETGRLYRLLAENLINSGQALKAEKWIERARSMGVHIEDGNLEARLTLRTGRFEETRRILSDVKTNGHLDEKQHLPQSHRETDLLLALIEAFTGNGIQAKALSQSGIQHGIEIQAPFVEACGWIRMGHAVQLIDQYDLDLAEKCYETALDIMGRLSIERGKAEPLMGLCILYGSRREYERAAEAGRKALLETEQVKDVWLSALITLCLAIASIYNDRHKEASENLRKAEGLISQCGDEYGRMLLAFWNSFYYFSLNDGHGFKTAFSSFLKLMKSGGYEFFMKKRTTFGPRDLQVFAPMLIAAVKESIAPGYAEKLMEDLKIPGLNAHPGYTLRVQTLGQFRLWLGDREVEDRDWQRGKAKELFQLFLTKRSQFLMKEDIFQILWPVHEEKNADRDFKVALNALNNVLEPSRKARSAPFFIIREGAGYGINPHAAIELDSRIFEEWAEAGLEEKNTEKSMEELERALNLYNGDYLPERRYEDWCLNERERLLVYFLRSTEKLAQLNVRRENYDSAIHWCQKILHKDRTWEEAYRLLMFCYYRKNNRPQAIRWYKKCIEVLEEELGVPPLEPTRHMYEMIIEGN
- a CDS encoding TVP38/TMEM64 family protein, whose amino-acid sequence is MDVELMKEWFTIENIMDLLNQYRSFGPIPGILLPMLEAFLPFLPLFLFVMANANAFGLWLGFLFSWIGAVLGALIVFLIFRRYGQGRILGFLQRHPKVQKGMNWIERHGFGPIFLMLCFPFTPSALVNIVAGLSKISMAQYMLAVITGKMVMIFTISFVGYDIRSLITNPARTAIVLAVIAILWYIGKRIEVKMNMSVGKDDND